A single region of the Nocardioides aurantiacus genome encodes:
- a CDS encoding YbaK/EbsC family protein, with protein MSDPVTEHAAITRFREALAARGGTGEVVVLPEGVHTAALAAQALGCEVGAIANSLLFAVPGAPGATGPAEGTPLLLLTSGAHRVDTAAVAGRIGVPALQRARPDFVRHHTGQVIGGVSPLGHPAPVPTYLDPWLRRHEVVWAAAGHPAAVFSATAEELLRMTGATEVDVEA; from the coding sequence ATGAGCGACCCGGTCACCGAGCACGCCGCGATCACCCGGTTCCGGGAGGCCCTCGCCGCCCGCGGCGGCACCGGCGAGGTCGTGGTGCTGCCCGAGGGGGTGCACACGGCCGCCCTCGCGGCCCAGGCCCTGGGCTGCGAGGTCGGGGCGATCGCCAACAGCCTGCTGTTCGCGGTGCCCGGAGCTCCCGGGGCGACGGGACCCGCCGAGGGCACCCCGCTGCTGCTCCTGACCAGCGGGGCGCACCGGGTCGACACGGCGGCGGTGGCCGGCCGGATCGGCGTACCCGCCCTGCAGCGGGCGCGGCCCGACTTCGTGCGGCACCACACCGGGCAGGTGATCGGCGGGGTCTCGCCGCTGGGACACCCGGCACCGGTGCCGACCTACCTCGACCCGTGGCTGCGGCGCCACGAGGTGGTGTGGGCGGCGGCCGGCCACCCGGCCGCGGTGTTCAGCGCCACCGCCGAGGAGCTGCTGCGGATGACCGGCGCCACCGAGGTCGACGTCGAGGCCTGA
- a CDS encoding polyprenyl synthetase family protein encodes MTVPHAAWDTAGFRTSVESTLLDFVDAQAAWLAELGPDADRLVAHARTSVTGGKRLRAAFCWWGHHAIDDAPLDDAAQTALLRACGALELLHASALVHDDLMDASDTRRGHPSTHRAFERLHREQGWRGGAVEYGASAAILLGDLLLSWSDELLRTSGLPAERVLEALRFLDLTRSEVVTGQFLDVSAQARGTADVDTAMTVLRYKSAKYSIERPLHVGAALGGATAAQVSDLTRFGLPLGEAFQLRDDVLGVFGDPAATGKPAGDDLVEGKRTVLVALALDALPPEQGRRLDAALGTPLDPDQVAELRDLISASGALAQLEQVIEHLTGTALGALERAEVTDSARTALAGLAEQATQRTV; translated from the coding sequence GTGACCGTGCCGCACGCAGCGTGGGACACCGCCGGTTTCCGGACCTCGGTCGAGTCCACGCTCCTCGACTTCGTCGACGCGCAGGCCGCCTGGCTGGCCGAGCTGGGGCCCGACGCCGACCGGCTCGTCGCCCACGCCCGCACCAGCGTCACCGGCGGCAAGCGGCTGCGCGCCGCCTTCTGCTGGTGGGGCCACCACGCGATCGACGACGCCCCCCTCGACGACGCGGCGCAGACCGCGCTGCTGCGGGCATGCGGTGCGCTGGAGCTGCTGCACGCCAGCGCTCTGGTGCACGACGACCTCATGGACGCCTCCGACACCCGGCGCGGCCACCCCTCGACCCACCGCGCGTTCGAGCGGCTGCACCGCGAGCAGGGGTGGCGCGGCGGCGCCGTGGAGTACGGCGCGTCGGCGGCCATCCTGCTCGGCGACCTGCTGCTCAGCTGGTCCGACGAGCTGCTGCGCACCTCAGGGCTGCCGGCCGAGCGCGTGCTGGAGGCGCTGCGCTTCCTCGACCTCACCCGCAGCGAGGTGGTGACGGGCCAGTTCCTCGACGTCTCCGCGCAGGCCCGCGGCACCGCCGACGTGGACACCGCGATGACGGTCCTGCGCTACAAGTCGGCGAAGTACAGCATCGAGCGGCCGCTGCACGTGGGCGCGGCGCTCGGCGGCGCGACGGCGGCCCAGGTCTCCGACCTGACCCGCTTCGGGCTCCCGCTCGGCGAGGCCTTCCAGCTGCGCGACGACGTGCTCGGCGTCTTCGGCGACCCGGCCGCGACCGGCAAGCCCGCGGGCGACGACCTGGTCGAGGGCAAGCGCACCGTGCTGGTCGCCCTCGCCCTCGACGCCCTCCCGCCGGAGCAGGGCCGACGTCTCGACGCCGCGCTCGGCACGCCGCTGGATCCCGACCAGGTGGCCGAGCTGCGCGACCTGATCAGCGCGAGCGGGGCGCTCGCGCAGCTGGAGCAGGTCATCGAGCACCTGACCGGCACGGCGCTCGGCGCCCTGGAGCGCGCCGAGGTCACCGACAGCGCCCGCACCGCCCTCGCCGGGCTGGCCGAGCAGGCCACGCAGCGCACGGTCTGA
- a CDS encoding Rv2175c family DNA-binding protein, whose product MSDDDTADAPPADLDALVGEWWDWKQTAEALGVTVSRVRTWIREHQLAAAVPRPKAGQQVPAALVMDGEIVKGVPGLLTLLHDGHYDDLEILTWLFTEDDTLPGRPIDALRENRGSEVKRRAQAMALS is encoded by the coding sequence GTGAGTGACGACGACACCGCCGACGCCCCGCCGGCCGACCTCGACGCCCTCGTGGGCGAGTGGTGGGACTGGAAGCAGACCGCCGAGGCGCTCGGCGTGACGGTCAGCCGGGTGCGCACCTGGATCCGTGAGCACCAGCTCGCCGCCGCCGTGCCGCGCCCGAAGGCCGGCCAGCAGGTCCCCGCCGCGCTGGTCATGGACGGCGAGATCGTCAAGGGCGTTCCCGGGCTGCTGACGCTGCTGCACGACGGCCACTACGACGACCTCGAGATCCTGACCTGGCTCTTCACCGAGGACGACACCCTGCCGGGCCGTCCCATCGACGCGCTGCGCGAGAACCGCGGCTCGGAGGTCAAGCGCCGCGCCCAGGCGATGGCCCTGTCCTGA
- a CDS encoding threonine aldolase family protein, translating to MIDLRSDTVTRPTPAMRRAMAEAEVGDDVYDEDPTVQQLQERVADLFGFEAALFTPTGSMANVLAVAALVGPGEEVLCESRSHILRAELGAHGALLGITSRTWVEERGQLDLPTVKSMYAPDMGPFFVRTTAIAVENTHNFAGGTVLPLADLQELRGWADEVGVGVHVDGARIWNAHVATGTPLREYGAVADAMAVCLSKGLGAPIGSLVLGTTEAIEVARVRRKRMGGGMRQVGVLAAAGLHALDHHLDRLADDHEHARLLAEACGQDPALTETNIVVVEAPDAAAVVAAAREEGVLIGAVGPTRVRLLTHLDVNRDEVERAATVLSRLVG from the coding sequence ATGATCGACCTGCGCTCGGACACCGTCACCCGCCCCACCCCGGCCATGCGGCGCGCGATGGCCGAGGCCGAGGTCGGCGACGACGTCTACGACGAGGACCCCACGGTCCAGCAGCTGCAGGAGCGGGTCGCCGACCTGTTCGGCTTCGAGGCGGCGCTGTTCACCCCGACCGGCTCGATGGCCAACGTGCTCGCGGTGGCCGCCCTCGTCGGCCCGGGCGAGGAGGTGCTGTGCGAGTCGCGCTCGCACATCCTGCGCGCGGAGCTCGGTGCCCACGGTGCGCTGCTCGGCATCACCAGCCGCACCTGGGTCGAGGAGCGCGGCCAGCTCGACCTGCCGACGGTGAAGTCGATGTACGCCCCCGACATGGGTCCGTTCTTCGTGCGCACCACCGCGATCGCGGTGGAGAACACCCACAACTTCGCCGGCGGCACCGTGCTGCCGCTGGCCGACCTGCAGGAGCTGCGCGGCTGGGCCGACGAGGTGGGGGTGGGCGTCCACGTCGACGGCGCCCGCATCTGGAACGCCCACGTCGCGACCGGCACCCCGCTGCGGGAGTACGGCGCGGTCGCCGACGCCATGGCGGTGTGCCTGTCCAAGGGGCTCGGGGCCCCGATCGGCTCGCTGGTCCTCGGCACGACCGAGGCGATCGAGGTGGCCCGGGTGCGCCGCAAGCGGATGGGCGGGGGGATGCGCCAGGTCGGCGTGCTCGCCGCCGCCGGGCTGCACGCGCTCGACCACCACCTCGACCGGCTCGCCGACGACCACGAGCACGCCCGGCTGCTCGCCGAGGCGTGCGGTCAGGACCCCGCCCTGACGGAGACCAACATCGTGGTCGTCGAGGCGCCCGACGCCGCGGCCGTCGTCGCGGCGGCCCGGGAGGAGGGCGTCCTGATCGGCGCCGTCGGCCCCACCCGGGTGCGGCTGCTCACCCACCTCGACGTCAACCGCGACGAGGTCGAGCGGGCCGCGACGGTGCTCTCCCGGCTCGTCGGCTGA
- a CDS encoding SAV_6107 family HEPN domain-containing protein, whose protein sequence is MSAAVDYSPPAFLPAATHAYLERAATSLREAITTAGVPERYAQAHVSALRATAALLAARARPTTGRRSRQKNAWVLLAEVAPELEEWATFFAAGAAKRAAAEAGSRRAVTPREADDLVRDADRFLALVETSLGLTEHAPIRVA, encoded by the coding sequence GTGAGCGCTGCCGTCGACTACTCGCCGCCGGCCTTCCTGCCGGCCGCCACCCACGCCTACCTCGAGCGGGCCGCCACCTCGTTGCGCGAGGCGATCACCACCGCCGGGGTGCCCGAGCGCTACGCCCAGGCCCACGTCTCGGCGCTGCGCGCCACGGCCGCCCTGCTCGCGGCGCGGGCCCGACCCACCACCGGTCGCCGGTCCCGGCAGAAGAACGCCTGGGTGCTGCTGGCCGAGGTCGCCCCCGAGCTGGAGGAGTGGGCCACGTTCTTCGCGGCGGGCGCCGCCAAGCGGGCTGCGGCCGAGGCGGGCTCCCGGCGCGCGGTGACCCCGCGGGAGGCCGACGACCTCGTCCGCGACGCCGACCGGTTCCTGGCGCTGGTCGAGACCTCGCTCGGGTTGACCGAGCACGCTCCCATCCGTGTCGCCTGA
- a CDS encoding DUF6504 family protein — protein MRRYDDPVEVRKGAEEDPEQFLWRGRLWQVREVVAHWVETGAWWARPAAGEDTGGAVTDLLREQEVWRVTAARGRVAALAAAAGRGGAGGDADPGYGVFDLVFSWSDGSWQLARAMD, from the coding sequence GTGCGGCGTTACGACGACCCGGTGGAGGTCCGCAAGGGTGCGGAGGAGGACCCCGAGCAGTTCCTGTGGCGGGGGCGGCTGTGGCAGGTGCGCGAGGTGGTGGCGCACTGGGTGGAGACCGGCGCCTGGTGGGCCCGTCCGGCGGCCGGTGAGGACACGGGCGGCGCGGTCACCGACCTGCTCCGCGAGCAGGAGGTCTGGCGGGTGACCGCGGCCCGGGGAAGGGTCGCGGCGCTGGCGGCGGCTGCGGGTCGCGGCGGAGCCGGTGGCGACGCCGACCCGGGCTACGGGGTCTTCGACCTCGTCTTCAGCTGGTCCGACGGCAGCTGGCAGCTCGCCCGGGCGATGGACTGA
- a CDS encoding phytoene desaturase family protein has translation MARVVVVGGGYGGLASAARLAKLGHDVTVLEARDTLGGAQGRVERDGFTWDAGPTHTLLPAVARDLFRKSGRPLERELELVPLTPLRRHRFEDGTELDLPAGRADQLAAVDAALGPGAGTAWVEHVDAFADDWAALRRDYFERPFSRDLAGDHAKALLGTRLTLHKVLRSTFRKDERLRLLAGTAALLEGHALRDVPAWVGLWSYVEQNFGSWTLPGGMAGLTDALAARLTTRRVQVELGTRVRDLEVRDGRVRGVRTDAGDLDADVVVVAVDPRQLPALASHVRRTNPVIPPVVAHVGLAGEVPDLPRETVFHGDPTLVVRTGGVAPAGHHAWTLLARGRISEDPVTALARLGVRVRDQVVVQVDRSPLEQVRTYGGSPYGVLWEGRGTVAHRLGPRTPVAGTYLAGASANPGAGIAAVGLSASLVAQAVGPAS, from the coding sequence ATGGCACGGGTGGTGGTGGTCGGCGGCGGGTACGGCGGCCTCGCCAGCGCCGCCCGGCTGGCCAAGCTCGGCCACGACGTCACCGTCCTCGAGGCCCGCGACACCCTCGGTGGCGCCCAGGGCCGCGTCGAGCGCGACGGGTTCACCTGGGACGCCGGACCGACCCACACCCTGCTGCCGGCCGTCGCCCGCGACCTGTTCCGCAAGTCCGGCCGCCCCCTGGAGCGCGAGCTCGAGCTGGTGCCGCTCACCCCGCTGCGCCGGCACCGCTTCGAGGACGGCACCGAGCTCGACCTTCCCGCGGGGCGCGCGGACCAGCTGGCGGCGGTCGACGCCGCGCTCGGCCCCGGCGCCGGCACGGCCTGGGTCGAGCACGTCGACGCGTTCGCCGACGACTGGGCCGCACTGCGCCGCGACTACTTCGAGCGGCCCTTCTCCCGCGACCTCGCCGGCGACCACGCCAAGGCGCTGCTGGGCACCCGGCTGACGTTGCACAAGGTGCTGCGCTCGACCTTCCGCAAGGACGAGCGGCTCCGGCTGCTGGCCGGCACCGCCGCCCTGCTGGAGGGCCACGCGCTGCGCGACGTGCCGGCCTGGGTCGGGCTGTGGAGCTACGTCGAGCAGAACTTCGGCTCCTGGACGCTGCCCGGCGGCATGGCCGGGCTCACCGACGCCCTCGCCGCCCGCCTGACCACCCGGCGGGTGCAGGTCGAGCTCGGCACCCGCGTGCGCGACCTCGAGGTCCGCGACGGCCGGGTGCGCGGTGTCCGCACCGACGCCGGCGACCTGGACGCCGACGTCGTCGTGGTGGCTGTCGACCCGCGCCAGCTCCCGGCGCTCGCCTCCCACGTGCGCCGGACCAACCCGGTGATCCCGCCGGTGGTGGCCCACGTCGGCCTGGCCGGCGAGGTGCCCGACCTCCCCCGCGAGACGGTCTTCCACGGCGACCCGACCCTGGTGGTGCGCACGGGCGGCGTCGCGCCCGCCGGCCACCACGCCTGGACGCTGCTCGCGCGCGGCCGGATCAGCGAGGACCCGGTGACGGCGCTGGCGCGGCTCGGCGTCCGCGTGCGGGACCAGGTGGTCGTGCAGGTCGACCGCTCACCCCTGGAGCAGGTGCGCACCTACGGCGGCTCGCCGTACGGCGTGCTGTGGGAGGGCCGCGGCACCGTCGCCCACCGCCTCGGACCTCGTACGCCGGTCGCCGGGACCTATCTCGCCGGGGCCAGCGCCAACCCCGGGGCCGGCATCGCCGCCGTGGGTCTCTCGGCCTCGCTCGTCGCGCAGGCGGTCGGCCCGGCGTCCTGA
- the metF gene encoding methylenetetrahydrofolate reductase [NAD(P)H], with translation MSGTPARIGDLLGSGQRSFSFEFFPPKDEAGEDVLWRSISELEPLQPSFVSVTYGAGGTTRDRTLAITARIAQETSLLPMAHLTCVGHTTAELLDILAALRGSGVGNVLALRGDPPGGPGTAFEPTPGGVDYANELVELVRRSSDLCVGVAAFPEGHRDAATLDDDVAVLRAKQDAGAEFAVTEMVLRASDYLGLVERAGAAGVTIPIVPGIMPILGITSMTKMVELSGRDIPEEVRSRIEPLADDPAAVRSEGIAIATELCDDLLAEGSPGLHFYTLNRSKATREIWSALSLSA, from the coding sequence ATGTCCGGGACCCCTGCGCGCATCGGCGACCTGCTCGGGAGCGGACAGCGCTCGTTCTCCTTCGAGTTCTTCCCGCCCAAGGACGAGGCGGGCGAGGACGTCCTGTGGCGCTCGATCAGCGAGCTGGAGCCCCTGCAGCCCTCCTTCGTCTCCGTGACGTACGGCGCGGGCGGCACCACCCGCGACCGCACCCTGGCCATCACGGCGCGGATCGCGCAGGAGACCTCGCTGCTCCCGATGGCCCACCTCACCTGCGTCGGCCACACCACCGCCGAGCTGCTCGACATCCTCGCGGCGCTCCGCGGGTCCGGTGTCGGCAACGTCCTGGCGCTGCGCGGCGACCCGCCCGGTGGCCCGGGGACGGCGTTCGAGCCCACGCCCGGCGGGGTCGACTACGCCAACGAGCTGGTCGAGCTGGTGCGGCGCAGCAGCGACCTGTGCGTCGGCGTCGCCGCCTTCCCCGAGGGCCACCGCGACGCGGCGACGCTCGACGACGACGTCGCGGTGCTGCGCGCCAAGCAGGACGCGGGCGCGGAGTTCGCCGTCACCGAGATGGTGCTGCGCGCCTCGGACTACCTCGGGCTGGTCGAGCGCGCCGGGGCCGCCGGGGTCACGATCCCGATCGTCCCCGGCATCATGCCGATCCTGGGCATCACCTCGATGACCAAGATGGTGGAGCTCTCCGGGCGCGACATCCCCGAGGAGGTCCGGTCCCGCATCGAGCCGCTCGCCGACGACCCCGCGGCCGTGCGGTCCGAGGGCATCGCGATCGCCACCGAGCTGTGCGACGACCTCCTCGCCGAGGGGTCGCCGGGCCTGCACTTCTACACGCTCAACCGCTCCAAGGCGACCCGCGAGATCTGGTCGGCGCTGTCGCTCAGCGCCTGA
- the aroF gene encoding 3-deoxy-7-phosphoheptulonate synthase has protein sequence MVVVMSPEATEEQIARVTSRVEGTGGRAFVSRGVVRTIIGLVGDIESFHGLNLRSMPGVEAVHRISDPYKLVSRQHHPDRSTVHVGEPGAQVAIGPDTFTLIAGPCAVESAQQTLEAAEMARAAGARLLRGGAFKSRTSPYSFQGLGPQGLEILADIGRATGLPVVTEVVDARDVALVAEHAHMLQVGARNMANFGLLQAVGDAGRPVLLKRGMNSTVEEWLMAAEYVAQRGNLDIVLCERGIRTFEPATRNTLDISAVPVVQASSHLPVIVDPSHAGGRRDLVVPLSRAAIAVGADGLLVDVHPDPENALCDGPQALVGADLRELASAVRRLTPVVGRRA, from the coding sequence ATGGTCGTGGTGATGTCGCCGGAGGCCACCGAGGAGCAGATCGCGCGGGTCACGTCCCGCGTCGAGGGGACCGGTGGTCGCGCGTTCGTGAGCCGCGGCGTCGTACGCACGATCATCGGGCTGGTCGGCGACATCGAGTCCTTCCACGGCCTCAACCTGCGCAGCATGCCCGGCGTCGAGGCGGTCCACCGCATCTCCGACCCCTACAAGCTCGTCAGTCGTCAGCACCACCCCGACCGCTCGACGGTCCACGTCGGCGAGCCCGGCGCCCAGGTCGCGATCGGCCCCGACACCTTCACCCTCATCGCCGGCCCCTGCGCCGTGGAGTCGGCCCAGCAGACCCTCGAGGCGGCCGAGATGGCACGTGCCGCGGGAGCCCGGCTGCTGCGCGGCGGAGCCTTCAAGTCGCGGACGTCGCCGTACTCCTTCCAGGGCCTCGGCCCCCAGGGCCTGGAGATCCTCGCCGACATCGGTCGCGCCACCGGGCTGCCGGTCGTCACCGAGGTGGTCGACGCCCGCGACGTCGCCCTGGTGGCCGAGCACGCGCACATGCTGCAGGTCGGCGCGCGCAACATGGCCAACTTCGGGCTGCTCCAGGCCGTCGGCGACGCGGGCCGACCGGTGCTGCTCAAGCGGGGCATGAACTCCACCGTCGAGGAGTGGCTGATGGCCGCGGAGTACGTCGCCCAGCGCGGCAACCTCGACATCGTGCTGTGCGAGCGCGGCATCCGCACCTTCGAGCCCGCCACCCGCAACACCCTCGACATCTCCGCGGTCCCGGTCGTGCAGGCGTCCAGCCACCTGCCGGTCATCGTCGACCCCTCGCACGCCGGCGGTCGCCGCGACCTCGTCGTCCCCCTCTCGCGCGCCGCGATCGCGGTCGGCGCCGACGGCCTGCTCGTCGACGTCCACCCCGACCCGGAGAACGCCCTGTGCGACGGCCCGCAGGCGCTGGTCGGCGCCGACCTGCGCGAGCTGGCCTCCGCCGTACGCCGCCTGACGCCGGTCGTCGGGCGTCGGGCCTAG
- a CDS encoding Stk1 family PASTA domain-containing Ser/Thr kinase has product MDRTRDALTGRVLDGRYRLGARIARGGMATVHEAVDLRLDRPVAVKVMHEGLAADDEFVRRFQREARSAARLSDPHVTAVFDTGDDDGTLFLVMELVPGRTLRDLIRSEAPVQPARALALVEPVLSALAAAHRAGIVHRDVKPENVLLADDGRVKVADFGLSRAVNAETQHSATGGVLIGTVSYLAPELVVDGTADARTDVYAAGVVLFELLTGSKPHQAENPIQVAYKHVHEDVPPPSSRVPGLPAYLDALVARATSREPALRPADAQVLLQQVRRVRLALDQGVLEDDELTTDLAPVALARSAGGVVEELDAATTDEIPDILAPAEAARAARSDLTDRADLTDSADDHEHTRTVRRDDLGVDTVYDQEQDRSPDGSGGRGALLAPPRPPQQRRGDDGVPGWGSERLVGGPGGDGRDEDHDDEWPHERRHRRGRGPVALLLVLLLAAGAAGAGWWFGVGRYTDAPAVLGLSQAAAESRLEAAGLDLRVGDPAYSETVPRGRIVATDPEPGGRVLQDGTVVAVLSRGPERHDVPAVAGRTLDAAQQALLDARLGFGEAVERFSPEVPKGQVVTSDPVAGTALRRDAAVDLVVSKGPRPITVRDWTGEDADEAQAALEKRGFEVEVSEENSDSVDAETVIGQSPDSGTAFKGDTVELTVSKGPVLVEVPDVVRMGVAAATARLEAAGFDVEVEESSLYIGVQYVVATDPGAGGRAPRGSTVTLSIV; this is encoded by the coding sequence GTGGACCGCACCCGTGACGCCCTGACCGGGCGCGTCCTGGACGGGCGCTACCGCCTCGGCGCCAGGATCGCCCGCGGCGGCATGGCCACCGTCCACGAGGCCGTCGACCTGCGGCTGGACCGGCCGGTCGCGGTCAAGGTGATGCACGAGGGACTGGCCGCCGACGACGAGTTCGTGCGCCGCTTCCAGCGCGAGGCCCGCTCCGCCGCCCGCCTCTCCGACCCCCACGTCACCGCCGTCTTCGACACCGGCGACGACGACGGCACGCTGTTCCTCGTCATGGAGCTGGTGCCCGGGCGCACGCTGCGCGACCTGATCCGCTCCGAGGCGCCCGTCCAGCCGGCCCGGGCGCTCGCGCTCGTCGAGCCGGTCCTCTCCGCGCTCGCCGCCGCCCACCGGGCCGGCATCGTCCACCGCGACGTCAAGCCCGAGAACGTGCTGCTCGCCGACGACGGCCGCGTCAAGGTCGCCGACTTCGGGCTGTCGCGGGCCGTCAACGCCGAGACCCAGCACTCCGCGACCGGCGGGGTGCTCATCGGCACCGTCTCCTACCTCGCGCCCGAGCTCGTTGTCGACGGCACCGCCGACGCACGCACCGACGTGTACGCCGCCGGCGTGGTGCTGTTCGAGCTGCTCACCGGGAGCAAGCCGCACCAGGCCGAGAACCCGATCCAGGTCGCCTACAAGCACGTCCACGAGGACGTCCCGCCCCCGTCGAGCCGGGTCCCAGGGCTGCCGGCCTACCTCGACGCCCTCGTCGCGCGGGCCACCTCGCGCGAGCCGGCGCTGCGGCCCGCGGACGCCCAGGTCCTCCTCCAGCAGGTACGCCGGGTCCGGCTGGCCCTCGACCAGGGGGTGCTCGAGGACGACGAGCTGACCACCGACCTCGCCCCCGTCGCCCTGGCCCGCTCGGCCGGCGGCGTGGTCGAGGAGCTCGACGCCGCGACCACCGACGAGATCCCCGACATCCTCGCCCCCGCCGAGGCGGCCCGCGCCGCCCGGAGCGACCTGACCGACCGGGCCGACCTGACCGACTCGGCCGACGACCACGAGCACACCCGCACCGTCCGGCGCGACGACCTCGGGGTCGACACCGTCTACGACCAGGAGCAGGACCGGTCCCCCGACGGGTCGGGTGGACGCGGCGCCCTGCTGGCCCCGCCCCGGCCGCCCCAGCAGCGCCGCGGCGACGACGGGGTCCCGGGCTGGGGGAGCGAGCGGCTGGTCGGCGGCCCGGGTGGCGACGGCCGCGACGAGGACCACGACGACGAGTGGCCGCACGAGCGTCGCCACCGTCGCGGACGCGGCCCCGTCGCGCTGCTGCTCGTGCTGCTCCTGGCCGCCGGTGCCGCCGGCGCCGGCTGGTGGTTCGGCGTCGGTCGCTACACCGACGCCCCGGCGGTGCTCGGGCTCTCGCAGGCGGCCGCCGAGTCGCGCCTCGAGGCGGCCGGCCTCGACCTGCGGGTCGGCGACCCGGCGTACAGCGAGACCGTGCCGCGCGGCCGGATCGTCGCCACCGACCCCGAACCGGGCGGCCGCGTCCTCCAGGACGGCACCGTCGTGGCCGTGCTCTCCCGCGGGCCCGAGCGCCACGACGTCCCCGCGGTCGCCGGCCGCACCCTCGACGCCGCCCAGCAGGCCCTGCTCGACGCGCGGCTCGGGTTCGGCGAGGCCGTCGAGCGCTTCTCCCCCGAGGTCCCCAAGGGCCAGGTCGTCACCAGCGACCCCGTCGCCGGTACCGCGCTGCGCCGCGACGCGGCCGTCGACCTCGTGGTCAGCAAGGGCCCCCGGCCGATCACGGTGCGCGACTGGACCGGCGAGGACGCCGACGAGGCGCAGGCGGCGCTGGAGAAGCGCGGCTTCGAGGTCGAGGTGAGCGAGGAGAACAGCGACAGCGTCGACGCCGAGACCGTGATCGGCCAGTCCCCCGACTCCGGCACCGCCTTCAAGGGCGACACCGTCGAGCTCACCGTGAGCAAGGGACCGGTCCTCGTGGAGGTCCCCGACGTGGTGCGCATGGGCGTCGCGGCGGCCACCGCCCGGCTCGAGGCGGCCGGCTTCGACGTCGAGGTGGAGGAGTCCAGCCTCTACATTGGGGTGCAGTACGTCGTGGCGACCGACCCCGGCGCCGGCGGCCGGGCACCCCGCGGCAGCACCGTCACGCTGAGCATCGTCTGA